The Amaranthus tricolor cultivar Red isolate AtriRed21 chromosome 14, ASM2621246v1, whole genome shotgun sequence DNA window aaaaaaagattgacaaaaatagaaataggacaactaaaaagactttgtcaaataaggaaatgggacaactaaattgattcggagggagtatattttataatttttgattgtaaATAATTCAAgatataaattcaaaataacacCTTCTTTTGcgtaaaatgaaaaatatagcaaatataataaaatggaAGGAGTAGTGATGAAGTTATAAGTTTTCTTCAATTTCCTCTGTTTCATGTGGGGAATTATCATAACTCGTGTAACAAAATAAGTTTCATCTAATTTTTACAAGTTCACTTCTCTTAAAATATCAGGGAAGGTCATTCACAAAATTTGGGGTAAAAGTTAGAATGAGATTCATATTTCATATTCCAATAATTTATGTATTCAATGTGCTTGTAAAAGCTTCAAACAAATTTAGCTGGATTGATGATTCTACAAGACTACTTCCCGTCTCCGTGGGTCCACTCATATGGACACATTCAAACAACTACGTCCTACAGAGCACGCCTGGGCTCAAACCCACAAACCTACGGATATTTGAGCGTTTACTTGCTTACACACTATTGTTGCCAAATTTAATTGTGAATCCAGAACTGATCCGGAACTAGTTTTGAACTGACCTTGAACTTGAACCAAATTCTAAACTAAACCTGTATTTGATTCAACTTAACGCTAAGCTAACTCCAATATCGCTCCTAAGCAGCGTCAAATCCATTCAGATTCATCCAAACTTAACCCCAAAGCCAAACTGACTTGGCCTGTGGACCATGCCATTCAGGGTCAATCGTTGGTTAACAGCCCAGAAACCACTAATATGCACCCACTAATAAACAAATGCAGAACAACTATAAAAGTTGGAGCCGAATCTACACCATTTTGGCACAAAGGTTAGGAATCTTATGCTTTTCCTGTGCCCACACTTGGTGGGTAGAGCCTAAGGAAGACTTCCATTAGGAAGAatcaaacaaagaaaaataatagaatAGACGTTTAAAATTAAAGGATATTTTACATAGTAGGCACGAACTTTTACAAAAGGCTAgtggtagcaaatcttaaaaaaagttccacaaaatagtattgtacttttggaattttACAACTTTACGTATAATCTATCGTTTTTGGCATTAATGTTACGACAGCTCAAATTTCAAAAGTACATTgctattttatgtaatttaaggAACGAAGGTTACTGTATTTTAATGAAAACAGACAAAGTTAAAAACGAAGTTTCACAACTTAACgtataatctaatattttttgGGCATTAATGTTATGGCAGCTTAAATCCCAAAAGCACAATACTAGTTTAtggaatttttttaagatttcaTATCACCGACCTTTTACAAAAATTCGTGTCTACCATGTAAAATAtccttaaaattaaaaagttaaatgttaaataaaaattactgaTGAAGTGATTGAAGGAACATACAGTTGATAAAGAAATGGAGAGGTAACCACTGGAAGAAGTATCATCATAAAcaccaccatcaccaccacGATTTTCGGTTGCATCCGAAGCCGGCTCACCAGTGCCATAACTAGAGCCATTACCCACTGCTTGAATAGTAGGAAACCCCAATGCATAAGCTGGTGTTCCATCAGGCTTAAACAACCCATAATTCCTTTCAGAAGTTGGTCCTGGTTTCATATTCTCATTAAACAGTGCAAAAACAAACACATTTAGATCACAATTAGGCTTCATGGGTGTACCCTTTTTACTACTATCACTAACAAGCTTAATCAAATTCCCATTgtattttttagcattttcagGATTAGCTCCATACTCATCTTCATCTCCCTTAGAAGGCCAACCAGTTTCAGATACCTGAACTTGTACTCTTTTACTAAAAGTGGGTCCCATTGCAGCATAAACAGCATCAACTTGAGCATACAACATGTTATCATAATGCAAATTAGAACCTGGGTCTACTAAAACATTATTTGTCTTAGCTTCAAATAACACATAATCAAGATTCACTTCTTGTGGACTAGCCTTATATGCAAAATATGGGTATGCATTAATCAAGAATGGGGATCCTGTTTTGGCATGGAAATTCAGAATTTGTGTAAGACACCCACAAAGATCTTGTCGAAACGAACCGGCTGAAGGTGGATAAGATTTCTCAAGAATGGCCAAGTTATGAGTAGTAGTTACCCACACATTGGTGTCTAAGTTTAATGTTTGAAGTGCAGAATGAACATTCTGCATTGCAGGAAGAAGACTGTTGGTTAAAGAGGTGTCATTAAAAGTTAATACTTCATTTCCTAAAAGAATACATGTTACTTTTGTGTCAGGCAAGTAACATTGAACATTTTTCTTAACCCAATCAAGCGCTTGTTTAGGGTCGTTTGCTAGTTGCGGCAGTAAATCGTTCCCAACTGTGACTGTAAATTCGATCCCAGTCTTGGCAAAGGCTTTTAAGACTTTAGGGTCAGCGTCGTAAAGCTTGAGTTTGGTAACACCAATGGATTTAACAAGGGGGACTACTCTTTCTGGGGGAGGAAGATTGTTGGCTATTTGTCCATAGTTTATTCCTAGTGATACCACTGATACTGGCAGAATACCTGATTAACAACACCAACAATGAATGAATTTACcacattttataattaaattaagatttgtaataataaaaatgaaaatgatcatAATTACTGATTTTGTTTGCGGGTCGCTTGGATTGAGAGCAAACATTTATggggtaaataaaagtcaaaagaATAACAAAGTTAATTAGATAAATGATTAAAAGGATTCGAATGTCAGAaggtaatcaaaaataaagaatataGCAATTAATTCCTTTATTTTAGAGTACAAATTTACTCTAGAAGAGGGTGGACGAATTCTTTACCTCCTAATGAGGGAAATCAActtcttttttattcattttttttattttctctcatTCTACCTTCatcacaattatttcaataactTAATTTGCATTTCTAAATAGCTTTATTatattagtttgatttttttatccCTTTAAATATTCATTCTCAATTCAAGCGAGCTCTTAATAATAAACATGTACGGTTTGTTACCATTATTAACGGTGAAAATGGTAATACAAATTTCGATAATCAATTAACCATCATCATCCATAAAAAGCTAAATCCAtccattataatttatattcatGATAGTACTTCCTCTGCTTTTTTATTTggatacaaaaataaaatagtggctcaaaaatgaaaaataatgttaaatgaaaaaaataaagtagtGCATTATAGTAGAAATTATATTGCACATTTCACGAAAATTAACAGATACATTTCCATAATTACATCTAGCTTTTAAACCAAACATAAAATGGGATTTACCAcaacataattttatttaaaattttcatccaAACAAGGaaagtttatttaaaataatcaaacctttttattgatttttctacaataattacaatttttaattaacctTAAATAATCCCAAGTATAAAGGTTGCTTGATAAGAATGCACCAAAAAATCTCTTAACTATATAACAAGACATTttcattaaaagataaaaaagtaaataaaaaattaaattataaaaaaatcaaaaaattaaattaaaattaaaaaagaaatcgagtaagtttactttttttattttaacttttaatttttaatatttttattttctttttatggcAATCAACCTGAAAAAATCATTTATCATTTGGGCAATAAAGTTCTTGAATAAGTGACTCTAAAGTTcgaattatttatgattaatcaaaagttaagattattatatgaaaatgaataaaaagttaaattattctagataaatTACACTCAAAACAAATACTCTCCAGTATTCTAATCAGATGTTTAATTTCTCATCAAATgacttatttttcttatttgataaacttttttccaacttttttttttgaaacaacTTTTTTCCTACTTAAACCCTTATAAATTCTATCTaaacaattacattaaattatcattttcacTCCCGCAATGTGattctttctcttttttattttatatcggTGCCATACTTAATAAAATATTCGATTAGAATAGAAGTAATAAAAGATAGAGAAATATTGATAACATTTTTCCATTATGCTATTATTGGattcaacaatcaacaaaatTGCCATTTTATCACTACTTTCACTCACCCATTCACGTGATCCCTCCTACTTTTCTTAAAATTGGTgccaaattaaatgaaatatatGATTGAATTATTAGAATTAACAAATTGATAAAACATATGTGCAAGAAATATTTATCTCGAAATCTAGCACAGGGAAATTCTTTTGAGTTAGTAAACAGTAGAAGACTAGAAGTAACTGCTAACCTGAGAGTAGTAGGATAAGGAAAAATGTTAATAATGAGAAACATGATGAATGTGAAATTCTGTATATACTTGTGCTTCTACTTCTGCTTGGTGATTCCATTATATTTAATAGAATAGAATTGCAATGAGTAGAATAGATCTCTTGGAAATTTGTTTCAGTTAAACAGCAGAAAATTTTTAGCTGAATTTTACTGTTTACTGCACATTTTGGTTCTTAAGATGTTTAATTCTGTTTTCTGCAAAATTTTTGGCAGATTATGAGCAAGATTTGCGAAGGTGAGAGGTGAGAATtaggagagaaagagagaaagaaagaaagatacAAGAGTTGCTTTGCTGTATTAGTGTATCAGTAAGAGGAATTgattctttcttttcttttagtaCTACTCTTTGGTCGCGCTATTTTATTTGGCCATGAGTTGTTGCTTTTTTTCGTTCCCTCTAACTTTGTTTATAGTCTTTTATAAGCGAAATACATTGAATATGATGAGGATGGTGATTATTTATCGATTaaacatattttataaattgcGACTAATatctaagaaaaaatataattaaataaaatcttattttaattatctaatcacatattttcatattattaactttttataaattcTAGAATAACACTAACTATACAGAAAAAGTATAATGaatcaaaatattaaaagtatattAATTGTCTTACATTAACTATTTGCACTTGAAAACATTATCATAGTTGCTTTTTCGAACATAAATGATTAGCTAGTTTGACAACAAAGATATGTACGCATTCTAGCATGTCCTATTAGactaatagaaattttaaataCTCCTAGAACATTTTGTCATTAAAATATATGCATGTCTATATCATATTGGAAGGAGAAGTATAAATCTCATTTAAGGATCACAAAATGAAGTTTAACTGATAGTTTATGATGTATTTTAGTATAAAGACCAAATAATGTAAGTTAATGTaatgaatgacaataataaagaaataattaagaCAAGGATTTAAGATGGTTCACCAATCTTGGACTATATTCACCATCTAGTCTAGCATTAATATTGATGTGTTTATAGGAGACAaacaaacttgaagaaattacaATTGAGGTTAATGTAAGAAGAAAAGAACTAATTAGGGAGAATTACATAAGCTAGAAGGATGTTCTTAGAAGAGACTTTGGTGCACTTAATAACCAAGGCAATACGTGGGTATTTATAGGGGAAGTAGAATAAAAGAGGGGCAGCAACTAAAGGGAAAAACTTCTGGCAGCAGATACGAAGCTAACACCAAATTGTTGCTTACTCGACCAGTGCTCGATCGAGCGCCTCGTTTGAGCGCTTCTCATTAGCCTACTATTGCATTGTCTTTCCTCTTTCATGTATCCTTACAGGCTCCTTTGCCTCTTACACTTGGTTCTTGGACTAAATGTTTGCACTCTAAACCTTCACATGTCAAAGATTACACTACCAATAGTACAATGTACTATTGATTACCATACAACCAATCATAAGAATGTTACTTGTGTCCACTTCTACTTACACTaactaaaatgattaattttttaatcatgTTTTGATTACTTAGTGAATATAAATGACAATTAATTCTAATATTCTCCACCTCGACTTGTGTTCTCCAAATCACAAAACATCACCTTCAAGATCATCCAACAACACTCACAAAAACATCTCAGCTAGAAACATActcaacaaaacaaaataaacatgtgcACCAAACATACAAAAGCACATGCATAACAATGCCCTCTAAAGGCTTACAAAAGAGTACGATTAATTACCAACCAAGTCCATACAACACATAGACTTGTTGGAGGATATTGGAATTATATTCAAGTCATCAAAAGAAATAACAATATCACCATGCTTGGTTGAAGTCGTGCCATCACAAACCGAATTAAGGTTGAACCAAGTAGCTTATACTAGCCATCATCACCAATGGACCCTTTCAAGACATAGGACCCTTGccaaccttcataactccaccttcacacaTAATCCCTTCTTTATCTAAAGTACCAAGGAAAATTAAGTGCCTATCATGCTTGGAACATGAAGGACTCCGGTAAATGTTCTCACAACCCATCAAGCATAATAATTCTATTTTTCTAACATCAACTATCGGACAACTAGCATATTTTCCTATTgtgacttttcttccatcaaccttttgataagttgagaagaaACTAAAGTTAGAAGTCATGTGACTAGAACATCCTGAATCCAATACCCAAGAATCACTACCCTTGTACTCACTAGTAACAAGTATAACAACATCAAACTCTTCCTCAACATAACTAGCCTTTGCGGAGCTAGTTCCTTTGGACTTGCAATCATCTGATTGTTTGGATTTTAACTTCCAACAATCTCTGCTAAGATGACCTTTCTTCCTACAATAGTTGCTTGTCCTACCTCTCTTGTTCCTACTTGGCTCCTTAACAAATAATGTATCATTAGACTCGATGGATAACTTTTGTGCAAATTGATAATCCATAAGGTCCTTTTTTGTCAAGGCATGATAAAAAAATGGCCAAGTCTTCATCACCAAGTCAAACGTCAATATTAGAGATGGTCATGAATCCATGACCCTGTTGAACTCTCCTCGGACCCACCCCTTTATTAAGGGGCtggtcttattttttgagacccattAGATCCTAGTCGGATTTGAATCCAAAATGTTATTAACGGGTCTGGGTTTGGGTCCATTTCATTTCACgagtaattattaaataatctaCCCATttcatttcatatatatatatggagtaTAATATACTTAAGAATTATGCTATTGCTAAATGCTAACCCATAACCTTAAATTATAGCTCATTTCTTCGCTCTTGCCACTGTTATTCACTTGTCTTCTTCATACTTGTCTTCTTCTTCAGTTCTTCACTCTTTCAATGCGTTGCCATTATTCACTCTGTCACTTAGCCCTCACAGAAGCTATCATCACGCAACCCTTAACCCCACACAATCAATACGCCATCAGTCCCTCAGCCCTTACTCAACTGTTCGACACGCTAGATCTGGTTCATTCACTTTTTTTAGTTTAGGgttttattttcttcttataTAGTTTAGGGTTTGCTTTAAGGTTTTTTACTTATTAGTCAACATCATATTTGCAATTTTGATATTCTAATTAATGTTATAGTCTTGATGTTTGGTTCCTAACTTTCTGTCAATTTCATCTAAGTTATTGCATTTCAGATATATAAGTGACATTAGCAATATGATTAGTCAACATCCTGTACTTGTTGGTTGttacttatttatatcaatttcATCATATTAGACctattaaggaccctagacccattAAATCCAAAGCAATTGGATATGGGTCTAAAAATTTTAGACTtatagggtccggatccgggtctagATTTGGCTAAACCTACTCTAAACGtgccccatgaccatccttagtcaatattttgtaaatccaaaacaataaaGTAAAACTCATTAAGATGAGGTTTCATAGACTTATTTTCTTGCAATCAAAGATTATACCATCTATTCTTTAAAAGTAATTGGTTAGTAACAGTCTTGGCtgtaataccccaaatttagcttgaaaaatgattgatagactactcatatcaacaaggtgcatcttcttttctagggagcccatttgctaagaattccacagttaagcgtgcttggtggagagcaatcttaggatgggtgacctcctaggaagttttcctgggtgcgcacgagtgaggccaaactTTTCCCGGgtgcgaccgtggctgatagtgttcagtgcacctagcgggggaaaagattctgaagttacggtccaacgaggacgttgtattcttaagtgggggtgagtgtaatacaccagatttagcttgaaaaatgattgatagactactcatatcaacaaggtgcatcttcttttctagggagcccacttgctaagaactccacagttaagcgtgcttagtggggagtaatcttaggatgagtgacctcctgggaagtttttccgggtgcgcacgagtgaggccaaagtgcgttggaaagactttgttggtttgtggggttagtctacagtctccatgagtagtcaccagcggtccgaggggccgtgGTGTTACATTGGCCATGTAGAGCGATTCCAACTTCTCCCAAATACTTTTAGAAGTCATCTCCTTTACAACTTCCCTCAAAACTTACGGAGAGGCAAAGTTATATGACGAATAAAGCTTTTTCATCTATCTATTCCTACTTAGTCTCACTAACACCAATGGGCTTTCTCTCATCACCTCCAAGTGCATTTTAAACGCCATTTTGAATCAATATTTTCTTCATCTTTACTTGCCATAAACTAAAATTTGTGTTCCTATTAAACTTCTCAATGTCTAATTTCATGGTTGACATTTTGGACTTCAAATGACCACCCATCAACACCTCAAATAACCATAAATAacccttggctctgataccaattgaaaggaGAGGTGTAATCCTCACTCAAGGATCacaaaataaagtttaaatgaatCTCTATGACGTGTCTTAGTGAAAGGaccaaataatgcaaattagtgTAATGAAGGACAATAATAACGAAATAATCAAGATaaagatttaaggtggttcaccaatCTTGGACTGGAGACAAACAAACTTCAAGGAATTATAATGGAGGTTAATATAAGAAGTGAAGAGCTAATTAGGGAGACTTTGGTGCACTTAATAACCAGTCTACTGCTTGCTCGACTAGTGCTTGATCGAGGGGCTTGATCGATCGCCTCCCAGCAGCCTTTTGTTGCATTGTCTTTCCTCTTTCATGTATCCCCACGATCTCCTATGCCTCTTACACTTGGTTCTTGGACTGAATTTTTGCACTCTAAACTTTCACATGTCAACGATTATACTACCATAGTATAATGTACTATTTATTCCCATACAGGTAATCACAAGAATAGTTCTTGTGTCCTCTTCTAGTTATactaattaaaatgattaattttcttaatcatGTTTTGATTACTTTGTGAACATAAGTCACGAATAATCCTAACACATATGATTGACAATATTAATCAGATTTTAACTTAATTCAAAATAGATGGTTTACATTGAGATTTTTTACCCAATTAACTAAATGCGTCGATATGTATTTTAGattaagataaaaaattaaaatctgaAATAAATATGTCATATTCAATTATACATTTAATTTCGAGTCAAATCAACTAGTATAACCTGAACATAATGCGTGCGACTtacttttttttccaaaattttattttttgaaaaaatgtacttattattattattattattattattattattattattattattattattattattattgttgttattattattattattattattattattattattattattattattattattattgttattattaatattattattattattattattattattgttgttgttgttgttgttgttgttgttgttgttgttgttgttgttgttgttgttgttgttgttgttgttgatgttattattattattatttttatatttttttaatattgatattattattattattattattattattattattattattattattattattaactttttatttttcctttaattattattttattatttttattggtgatgttgttattattgttattatttgtaaatttttctttaatgttatttttaaatattgtttttgttattagtgttatgattattattattgttattgtttttgttattattgttatgattattattattgttatttttatttctattatttattattattatgattattattaatttagaaaattaataataataataataataataataataataataataataataataataataataataataataataataataataaatattttgttaaattatatttgttgataatgattagttaaatgttattgtttttaaattatattagttGATAATGAatagtttaatatgttaattaattattgtattttttCATGTGGTTAATTGAACTTAACGTttgatcatttttatttattattaatagttaattaaattatcaaaattatagtaaatggctggtagtcaagggaaaggaaagggtttttttttgacacttgttgagcgggaatagttctaggcctaccctactcagaggggaccctcatAAGAGGGGAGTAACGAGTTCTGCttggagggctaggcaggaagaggctgccagacacagtaagacccaacggtcgagtacgctgcACCAAGTGCGCACTcggtttgatgaccaggctagcgTCTAGAGTAGTTGGGTGGTTTCTagtgataatgatgatgatgatgttgaataCCAAGACGCTGTTGGTCGCCTAATGGATTGGACTGTTGTCCACAAAGTCGACGGTAAATTCACACGTGCCGCACTGAACTTTAGGATATATATCTCCAATTTCACACTTAACTTTCAAACTATGATATATTGGATTAGATATTCATTAACTTTTGTTTACTTTTTTACTATTCAAACTCATACAAGACTATCTAATTTTACACATTATCCTCATACTCACTTTTAGActtaattttatacttttatatgCGCCTTTTTATTGATAAATCCATTTTAAGTGAcacaatttttataatattgaatatttagagtatataggACTTAGATTATATACATTATAAATATGGATATTttgtaatataatattaataaggaCAACATTATAAACAAATCTAAACTATATATAAAtgagataataaaaataaattgccaactaaaaaaaaagagacAATAATTAAagagaattggagggagtatatcatAACACAATCTTTAAACATCGCCACCATTTTTATATTATCGCCaccctcctaatgaaattaggATTTTgccctggacttaaaatttcttacatatacTCTAACCTCATTAAATCACACCCTtatcaaacttaaaaaaaaaattacaacataaaatttttggagctAAAGATAAGGAATTCAATCCACAAACAAATAATCAAagtaatttttattcgaatcgtattattataaataaaaataaaaggaaaaaactttttttttcaaaattttattttttgaaaaaatgtacttaataataataataataataataataataataataataataataataataataataataatattattattattattattattattattattattattattattattattattaactttttatttttcctttaattattatttttattatttttattggtgatgttgttattattgttattatttggaaatttttctttaatgttatttttaaataaattttttttgttattagtgttatgattattattataattgtttttattattattgttatgactattattattgttatttttatttttattatttattattattatgattattgttcatttagaaaattaattataataataataataataataataataataataataataataataataataataataataataataataataataataaatattttgttaaattatatttgttgataatgattagttaaatatt harbors:
- the LOC130799532 gene encoding glucan endo-1,3-beta-glucosidase 11-like; this translates as MESPSRSRSTSIYRISHSSCFSLLTFFLILLLSGILPVSVVSLGINYGQIANNLPPPERVVPLVKSIGVTKLKLYDADPKVLKAFAKTGIEFTVTVGNDLLPQLANDPKQALDWVKKNVQCYLPDTKVTCILLGNEVLTFNDTSLTNSLLPAMQNVHSALQTLNLDTNVWVTTTHNLAILEKSYPPSAGSFRQDLCGCLTQILNFHAKTGSPFLINAYPYFAYKASPQEVNLDYVLFEAKTNNVLVDPGSNLHYDNMLYAQVDAVYAAMGPTFSKRVQVQVSETGWPSKGDEDEYGANPENAKKYNGNLIKLVSDSSKKGTPMKPNCDLNVFVFALFNENMKPGPTSERNYGLFKPDGTPAYALGFPTIQAVGNGSSYGTGEPASDATENRGGDGGVYDDTSSSGYLSISLSTERYPSASLTIMSLVILIIIMQF